One genomic segment of Brassica napus cultivar Da-Ae chromosome A3, Da-Ae, whole genome shotgun sequence includes these proteins:
- the LOC106422403 gene encoding uncharacterized protein LOC106422403: MVRWYLDDDDEDDDYEEEHEVDMLKPERLLHRTDRGAGWNHVQQLMHGSDQQCYDILRMNQRTFQDLCKMLATRYGLQETQNVYIEEAVAMFLEVVGQDKTVRVIAQRYQRSLDTVKRKLGEVLSALLKFAADALKPEDGEFTRVCPALRNDDRYWPFFKDCIGALDGTHISVRPPKRNAEAYRGRKQEPTMNVLAICNFDMKFIYAYVGVPGRAHDTKVLTYCARNEPFFPHPPNGKYYLVDAGYPTRTGYLGPYRRVRYHLDQFNRGGPPTNTREVFNRRHSSLRSVIERTFGVWKAKWRILDRRHPKYGLIKWIKLVTATMALHNFIRDSHREDNDFVHWQRREEYHTHGDNDEEERDEEEDEDEDEDEEEEEDGDGHGGHIPYEPTGDRAMEGLRDRIGNELSRGYRLPY; encoded by the coding sequence ATGGTTAGGTGGTacttggatgatgatgatgaggatgatgattaTGAGGAAGAGCATGAAGTTGATATGCTTAAGCCAGAGAGATTGCTTCATAGAACAGATCGAGGTGCTGGATGGAATCATGTTCAGCAGCTTATGCACGGGTCAGATCAACAGTGCTATGATATTCTTCGCATGAATCAGAGGACATTTCAAGATCTGTGTAAAATGTTAGCAACGAGATATGGGTTACAAGAGACGCAAAATGTCTATATTGAAGAAGCGGTTGCAATGTTCCTTGAAGTGGTGGGTCAAGATAAGACAGTACGGGTTATTGCACAAAGATATCAGCGTTCGTTGGATACAGTCAAAAGGAAACTTGGTGAGGTTTTAAGTGCTCTCTTGAAATTTGCTGCAGATGCACTAAAACCAGAAGATGGTGAGTTCACAAGAGTATGTCCTGCTTTGAGAAATGATGATCGATACTGGCCATTTTTTAAAGACTGTATTGGAGCATTGGATGGAACTCATATCTCAGTCCGTCCTCCTAAGCGAAATGCAGAAGCATACAGGGGCAGAAAACAGGAGCCAACCATGAATGTCCTTGCTATATGTAACTTTGATATGAAGTTCATATATGCTTATGTGGGTGTGCCGGGTAGAGCTCATGACACAAAGGTATTAACTTATTGTGCGAGGAATGAGCCTTTTTTTCCACATCCGCCAAATGGAAAGTATTATTTGGTTGATGCTGGATATCCCACAAGAACAGGGTATCTTGGTCCGTATCGTAGAGTTCGATATCATCTCGATCAGTTCAACAGAGGAGGACCACCAACGAACACTCGAGAGGTGTTCAACCGGAGACATTCAAGCTTGCGATCAGTGATTGAGCGGACATTTGGAGTGTGGAAAGCAAAATGGAGGATTCTTGACCGTAGGCATCCAAAATATGGTTTGATCAAATGGATAAAGCTAGTGACGGCAACGATGGCTCTACACAACTTCATACGTGATTCACATCGAGAAGATAATGATTTTGTGCATTGGCAGAGAAGAGAAGAATATCATACTcatggtgataatgatgaagaagaaagagatgaagaggaagatgaagatgaagatgaagatgaagaagaagaagaagatggtgatggTCATGGTGGACATATTCCATATGAGCCGACTGGTGATAGAGCCATGGAAGGTTTACGTGATCGTATTGGTAATGAGTTGAGTAGAGGATATCGATTACCTTACTAG
- the LOC125607228 gene encoding uncharacterized protein LOC125607228 yields the protein MVRWYLDDDDEDDDYEEEHEVDMLKPERLLHRTDRGAGWNHVQQLMHGSDQQCYDILRMNQRTFQDLCKMLATRYGLQETQNVYIEEAVAMFLEVVGQDKTVRVIAQRYQRSLDTVKRKLGEVLSALLKFAADALKPEDGEFTRVCPALRNDDRYWPFFKDCIGALDGTHISVRPPKRNAEAYRGRKQEPTMNVLAICNFDMKFIYAYVGVPGRAHDTKVLTYCARNEPFIKIN from the coding sequence ATGGTTAGGTGGTacttggatgatgatgatgaggatgatgattaTGAGGAAGAGCATGAAGTTGATATGCTTAAGCCAGAGAGATTGCTTCATAGAACAGATCGAGGTGCTGGATGGAATCATGTTCAGCAGCTTATGCACGGGTCAGATCAACAGTGCTATGATATTCTTCGCATGAATCAGAGGACATTTCAAGATCTGTGTAAAATGTTAGCAACGAGATATGGGTTACAAGAGACGCAAAATGTCTATATTGAAGAAGCGGTTGCAATGTTCCTTGAAGTGGTGGGTCAAGATAAGACAGTACGGGTTATTGCACAAAGATATCAGCGTTCGTTGGATACAGTCAAAAGGAAACTTGGTGAGGTTTTAAGTGCTCTCTTGAAATTTGCTGCAGATGCACTAAAACCAGAAGATGGTGAGTTCACAAGAGTATGTCCTGCTTTGAGAAATGATGATCGATACTGGCCATTTTTTAAAGACTGTATTGGAGCATTGGATGGAACTCATATCTCAGTCCGTCCTCCTAAGCGAAATGCAGAAGCATACAGAGGCAGAAAACAGGAGCCAACCATGAATGTCCTTGCTATATGTAACTTTGATATGAAGTTCATATATGCTTATGTGGGTGTGCCGGGTAGAGCTCATGACACAAAGGTATTAACTTATTGTGCGAGGAATGAgccttttattaaaattaattaa
- the LOC106442819 gene encoding putative FBD-associated F-box protein At1g05080: MAAAKIEEMVYEDRISALPEDLLVTILLHVPIKDAIATMILSKRWRFIWTILPKLEYDFFSDGDEDDDDKVVDNDDDDESKKTSWCFFDKSMELHKAPVLTTLLIKLGPGCSSDIDVRKWIAKAVDHRVVVLRFKLSCSNGPTRLPKRIYTCGTLKELTLAHKVLLDFPSSCFLPSLVFLELLFVVYKDDASLDRFFSHCPVLNILVVKRNRRNRDDNITKFSVKIPSLEGLFYVSDEIISSLPDEDEVVDTGKCLAIDTPALLDLTIIDHSGDSFSIENMPCLDFALINVKSFPDIDKSKTSLSAVRSLVLYMTDQVIFPFSTVKFSRLMKLRICPHRSDWLEALLLLLKNSPKLTELLVDYAFTPDGIPLSWNQPNSIPGCLSSQLKFFEYREYGGRKEEKEFVMYILANSKRLRKAIISVKPDLENKNLIIEELRDIPRVSTFVEMICVG; the protein is encoded by the exons ATGGCTGCCGCCAAAATTGAAGAGATGGTTTATGAAGACAGGATCAGTGCTTTACCAGAAGATCTGCTTGTGACAATACTGTTGCATGTCCCGATTAAAGATGCAATTGCCACCATGATTTTGTCTAAACGATGGCGCTTTATCTGGACGATCCTGCCTAAACTTGAGTATGATTTCTTTTCTGATGGTGATGAAGATGACGATGATAAAGTTgttgataatgatgatgatgatgagagcAAGAAAACTAGTTGGTGTTTTTTTGATAAGTCAATGGAACTCCACAAAGCGCCTGTTTTAACAACCTTGCTTATCAAACTTGGTCCTGGATGTTCTAGTGATATTGATGTCAGAAAGTGGATTGCTAAAGCTGTTGATCACCGAGTGGTTGTGCTAAGATTCAAGCTTTCATGCTCCAACGGCCCAACcagattgcctaaaagaatttACACATGTGGAACACTCAAGGAACTAACTCTCGCTCACAAAGTTCTTTTGGATTTCCCATcgtcttgtttcctcccatcccTCGTGTTTCTTGAACTTCTCTTTGTGGTCTATAAAGACGATGCTTCTCTTGATAGGTTTTTTTCGCATTGTCCAGTTCTTAATATTTTGGTGGTGAAACGAAACAGACGAAACAGGGATGACAATATAACAAAGTTTAGTGTGAAAATTCCTTCTTTAGAAGGCTTATTCTATGTTAGTGATGAGATTATTTCGTCACTGCCAGATGAGGATGAGGTAGTAGATACCGGTAAGTGTTTGGCTATAGATACTCCGGCATTATTAGACTTAACCATCATTGATCATTCTGGAGACTCTTTCTCGATTGAGAATATGCCTTGTCTTGATTTTGCATTAATCAATGTAAAGTCTTTCCCCGATATCGACAAGTCGAAAACATCTCTTTCAGCAGTCCGGTCTCTTGTGTTGTATATGACCGATCAAGTG ATTTTTCCCTTTAGCACCGTCAAGTTCTCTCGACTTATGAAGTTAAGAATATGTCCACATAGATCAGACTGGTTGGAAGCACTCTTACTTTTACTTAAAAATTCTCCAAAACTTACAGAACTTTTGGTCGATTAT GCATTTACCCCAGATGGGATCCCACTTTCATGGAACCAACCAAATTCTATTCCTGGATGCTTGTCGTCACAACTCAAATTTTTTGAGTATAGAGAATATGGAGgcagaaaagaagagaaagaattTGTGATGTATATCCTAGCTAACTCTAAGCGTTTAAGGAAGGCGATAATCTCTGTGAAACCCGatcttgaaaataaaaatttgatcatCGAGGAGTTAAGAGATATTCCGAGGGTCTCAACTTTTGTCGAAATGATATGTGTTGGATGA